The Desulfuromonas versatilis genome has a segment encoding these proteins:
- the trxB gene encoding thioredoxin-disulfide reductase, with protein sequence MSEQLYDVVIIGGGPAGLTAGLYTSRAKLKTLLVERMIMGGQVMTTTKVENYPGFPGGIDGPDLMVRFQEHCQEFGLQIEYGEVESLVDEGEEKSVVVDGKPIRTRTVIITTGAEPRKLDIPGEQEFTGRGVSYCATCDGAFFRNVPVAIVGGGDTAAEEALFLTRFASKVYIVHRRDELRATKILQERLKANEKIEILWNSAVERVEGDASGMHAVELKDLSSGEKRSLELQGLFVAIGVTPKAHFLAEVLQLDPDGHILTDAECRTSMPGVFAAGDVRKKILKQIATAVGDGAVAAIMAEKYLMDRE encoded by the coding sequence ATGTCCGAACAACTCTACGACGTCGTCATCATCGGCGGCGGCCCCGCCGGGCTGACCGCCGGTCTCTATACCTCGCGCGCCAAACTCAAGACCCTGCTGGTGGAACGCATGATCATGGGCGGCCAGGTCATGACCACCACCAAGGTCGAGAACTACCCCGGCTTCCCCGGCGGCATCGACGGCCCGGACCTGATGGTCCGCTTCCAGGAGCACTGCCAGGAGTTCGGCCTGCAGATCGAATACGGCGAGGTGGAGAGCCTGGTCGATGAGGGCGAAGAGAAATCCGTGGTGGTGGACGGCAAACCGATCCGCACCCGGACCGTCATCATCACCACCGGCGCCGAGCCGCGCAAACTCGACATTCCCGGCGAGCAGGAGTTCACCGGCCGCGGCGTCAGCTACTGCGCCACCTGCGACGGCGCCTTTTTCCGCAACGTGCCGGTGGCCATCGTCGGCGGCGGCGACACCGCGGCCGAGGAGGCGCTGTTTCTGACCCGCTTCGCCAGCAAGGTCTACATCGTCCACCGCCGCGACGAGTTGCGCGCCACCAAAATTCTCCAGGAACGGCTCAAGGCCAACGAGAAGATCGAGATCCTCTGGAACAGCGCGGTGGAACGGGTCGAGGGGGACGCCTCGGGGATGCACGCCGTGGAACTCAAGGACCTCTCCAGCGGAGAAAAACGCTCCCTCGAGCTGCAGGGGCTGTTCGTCGCCATCGGCGTCACCCCCAAGGCGCATTTTCTCGCCGAGGTGCTGCAGCTCGACCCCGACGGGCACATCCTGACCGACGCCGAGTGCCGCACCTCGATGCCCGGGGTGTTCGCCGCCGGCGACGTGCGCAAGAAGATCCTCAAGCAGATCGCCACCGCCGTGGGCGACGGGGCGGTAGCCGCCATCATGGCCGAAAAGTACCTGATGGACCGGGAATAA
- a CDS encoding cation diffusion facilitator family transporter has protein sequence MSDGGHLDRSITRGFGFAIALTSVTLVAEALGGWWTNSLALLSDAAHVFMDLFALVLSLAAIKLANLPASNRRTYGFHRAEIFASLINGSTLILIAFGILHEAWGRLLHPEAVKSKEMFIIATIGLVMNLAAASRLHQHSHDDLNVRSAFLHVIGDAIASVGVIIGGLIMIYTQWYVLDALISVGIVAIIGWGAVRIIREAGHILLEGVPAHVDVDEVVAKMKAVEGVNDVHHLHCWSICSHITSLSAHIDIEPDYRLRQGEIIGEIEEMLDHDYHITHSTLQGECSKCLTGPVVQQLRHRPRRSSLCSHGHGGHDHGHHH, from the coding sequence ATGAGCGACGGAGGACACCTCGATCGCAGCATCACCCGCGGCTTCGGCTTTGCCATCGCCCTGACTTCGGTCACCCTGGTGGCCGAGGCCCTCGGCGGCTGGTGGACCAACTCCCTGGCGCTGCTCTCCGACGCCGCCCACGTCTTCATGGACCTGTTCGCCCTGGTCCTCTCCCTGGCGGCCATCAAGCTGGCCAACCTTCCCGCCAGCAACCGGCGTACCTACGGGTTCCACCGCGCCGAAATCTTCGCCTCGCTGATCAACGGCTCGACCCTGATCCTGATCGCCTTCGGCATCCTCCACGAGGCCTGGGGGCGGCTGCTGCACCCCGAGGCGGTCAAGAGCAAGGAGATGTTCATCATCGCCACCATCGGCCTGGTGATGAACCTGGCCGCCGCCAGCCGCCTGCACCAGCACTCCCACGACGATCTCAACGTGCGCAGCGCCTTTCTGCACGTGATCGGCGACGCCATCGCCTCGGTGGGGGTGATCATCGGCGGCCTGATCATGATCTACACCCAGTGGTACGTGCTCGATGCGCTGATCTCGGTGGGGATCGTCGCGATCATCGGCTGGGGGGCGGTCCGCATCATCCGCGAGGCGGGGCATATCCTGCTCGAGGGGGTGCCGGCCCACGTGGATGTCGACGAGGTGGTGGCCAAGATGAAGGCGGTCGAGGGGGTCAACGACGTGCATCACCTGCACTGCTGGTCGATCTGCTCGCACATCACCTCGCTGTCGGCGCACATCGACATCGAGCCCGATTACCGGCTGCGCCAGGGGGAGATCATCGGCGAGATCGAGGAAATGCTCGACCACGACTACCACATCACCCATTCCACCCTGCAGGGGGAGTGCTCCAAGTGCCTCACGGGACCGGTGGTGCAGCAGCTCCGCCATCGACCCCGGCGCTCCAGTCTCTGTTCCCACGGCCACGGCGGGCACGACCACGGCCATCATCACTGA
- a CDS encoding carbon-nitrogen family hydrolase, translating to MERKVCAAAVQFNIELGEVEANLQKALAGIRRVREKDARLVVLPEMWSSGYAYKRLAALAEETPRVLEILKGLTAEKNMVTVGSLPEKVDGRIYNTAFVVDNGRIAGRYRKLHLFSTMGEDRFLAAGDAALVVSTSVGRLGVAICYDLRFPELFRKLALEGAEILCVPAEWPKPRQEHWRTLLRARAIENQLFVAAANCCGIQGKLDFFGMSLLISPRGEILAEGGETETELSALFNFEEMTSYRSQIRCYQDRRPEIYGTLP from the coding sequence ATGGAGCGAAAAGTCTGCGCCGCCGCCGTGCAGTTCAACATCGAGCTGGGTGAAGTGGAGGCCAACCTGCAGAAGGCACTGGCGGGAATCCGCCGGGTTAGAGAAAAAGACGCCCGACTCGTGGTGCTGCCGGAGATGTGGAGCAGCGGCTATGCCTACAAACGCCTGGCGGCCCTGGCCGAGGAAACCCCCCGGGTCCTGGAGATCCTCAAAGGACTCACCGCGGAAAAAAACATGGTCACCGTCGGCAGTCTGCCGGAAAAGGTCGACGGGCGCATCTACAATACCGCCTTTGTCGTCGACAACGGGCGCATCGCCGGCAGATATCGCAAGCTGCACCTGTTCTCCACCATGGGCGAGGACCGCTTCCTGGCCGCCGGCGACGCCGCCCTGGTGGTATCGACCTCGGTGGGACGGCTCGGGGTGGCGATCTGCTACGACCTGCGTTTTCCCGAGCTGTTCCGCAAGCTGGCCCTGGAAGGGGCGGAAATCCTCTGCGTTCCGGCCGAATGGCCCAAGCCCCGGCAGGAGCACTGGCGAACCCTGCTGCGCGCCCGCGCCATCGAAAACCAGCTGTTCGTCGCCGCCGCCAATTGCTGCGGGATTCAAGGGAAGCTCGATTTCTTCGGCATGAGCCTGCTGATCTCGCCGCGCGGCGAGATCCTCGCCGAGGGGGGGGAAACCGAAACCGAGCTCAGCGCCCTGTTCAACTTCGAGGAGATGACCAGCTACCGCTCGCAGATCCGCTGCTACCAGGACCGGCGTCCGGAAATCTACGGCACCCTGCCCTGA
- a CDS encoding transposase, with the protein MARPLRIQYPGAVYNVTCRGNERRNIFQGDDDRKGFLRILSQSLNIYAVKLHAYVLMDNHFHLLVETPLGNLAEFMRHFNISYTSFFNRRHRRVGHLYQGRYKSILVEKESYLSTLSRYIHLNPIRVHQFEKGDPIKKVEHLYHYPWSSLPGYLDTGKREVMVDYTFVLADYGGDTPKGRAAYGKQLVADIDEKLDIKSDVFGQSIIGGGDFINWVKESFLESGESREQPSAGKIKHYRQKEAILVLIEEETGKNLETLKSEKGNLRRLTMDLLYRHGGLKGPEIGALFDVDYSAVSQERKRLRERVTHDRKLEDLVCRLEDALSTIKI; encoded by the coding sequence ATGGCCAGACCGTTACGCATCCAGTATCCAGGCGCGGTATATAATGTGACATGCCGCGGAAATGAGCGAAGAAACATCTTCCAGGGGGATGACGACCGCAAAGGCTTCCTGCGCATCCTTTCCCAATCCCTGAACATCTACGCCGTCAAACTCCATGCCTATGTCCTCATGGACAACCATTTTCATCTGCTGGTGGAGACGCCCCTTGGCAATCTGGCCGAATTCATGCGGCACTTCAACATCAGTTACACCAGTTTCTTCAATCGTCGCCACCGACGCGTGGGGCACCTTTACCAAGGAAGATACAAAAGCATTCTGGTAGAAAAAGAATCCTACCTGTCCACCCTTTCCCGTTACATTCATTTGAATCCGATCAGAGTTCATCAGTTTGAAAAGGGAGATCCTATAAAAAAAGTAGAGCACCTCTACCACTATCCATGGAGCAGTCTTCCCGGATATCTCGACACGGGTAAGCGGGAAGTGATGGTGGACTACACGTTTGTCTTGGCCGATTATGGGGGCGATACGCCAAAGGGAAGAGCCGCGTACGGGAAGCAGCTCGTTGCCGATATTGATGAAAAACTCGATATAAAGAGCGATGTTTTCGGCCAGAGCATTATCGGCGGCGGAGACTTCATAAACTGGGTGAAAGAGTCATTTCTTGAGAGCGGCGAATCGCGCGAGCAGCCTTCCGCAGGCAAAATCAAACACTATCGACAAAAAGAAGCGATACTCGTGCTGATCGAGGAGGAAACGGGAAAAAACCTTGAAACATTGAAATCCGAGAAGGGCAACCTTCGGCGATTGACGATGGATCTGTTGTATCGCCACGGGGGGCTCAAGGGGCCAGAGATAGGCGCGCTGTTTGACGTCGACTACAGCGCGGTGAGTCAGGAACGGAAGCGGTTGCGGGAACGGGTTACCCATGACCGTAAGCTTGAAGACCTGGTATGCAGGTTGGAAGACGCCTTGTCAACAATAAAGATTTGA
- a CDS encoding YifB family Mg chelatase-like AAA ATPase gives MLAKVLSGALIGIDAYPVEVEVDIAQGLPQFATVGLPEGAVKESKDRVKSAIKNSGYEFPARRITINLAPADIKKDGAAFDLPMALGLLTATGVVPAERARRFVLMGELSLDGRIKPVRGSLPVAVAARGWDVDGLILPEENAREGAIVDSVPTYGVRDLGEVVDFLNGARQLEPCAVDIDDMFRRAARHAEDFAEVRGQEHVKRALEVAAAGSHNLLMVGPPGSGKTMLARRIATILPAQSFAEALETTKIHSITGLLPQQDAVVAVRPFRSPHHTISDAGLIGGGPHPKPGEVSLAHNGVLFLDELPEFKKNVLEMLRQPLEDGQVTISRAAQTLTYPASFMLVAAMNPCPCGYQGDPQHDCTCTPLMVQRYRTRISGPLLDRIDLHVEVPRVPHKDLADPVDAEPSEQVRGRVDAAREVQLGRLKQYGLHANAQMQARHIRKFCAVDQAGQQLLEMVTDRLGLSARTYTRVLKVARTIADLAGSEQIQQPHLAEAIQYRSLDRRTN, from the coding sequence ATGCTCGCCAAGGTATTGTCCGGGGCGCTGATCGGCATCGACGCCTACCCCGTCGAGGTCGAGGTCGACATCGCCCAGGGGCTGCCCCAGTTCGCCACCGTCGGCCTGCCCGAGGGAGCGGTCAAAGAGAGCAAGGACCGGGTCAAGTCGGCGATCAAGAACTCGGGCTACGAGTTTCCCGCCCGCCGCATCACCATCAACCTGGCGCCGGCCGATATCAAGAAGGACGGCGCCGCCTTCGACCTGCCCATGGCCCTCGGCCTGCTCACGGCCACCGGCGTGGTTCCTGCCGAGCGCGCCAGGCGTTTCGTGCTGATGGGTGAGCTCTCGCTGGACGGGCGCATCAAGCCGGTGCGCGGCTCCCTGCCGGTGGCGGTGGCCGCCCGCGGCTGGGACGTGGACGGGCTGATCCTCCCCGAGGAGAATGCCCGCGAGGGGGCGATCGTCGACTCGGTGCCGACCTACGGGGTGCGCGACCTGGGCGAGGTGGTCGATTTTCTCAACGGCGCGCGGCAACTCGAACCCTGCGCCGTGGACATCGATGACATGTTCCGCCGCGCCGCCCGCCACGCCGAAGACTTCGCCGAGGTGCGCGGCCAGGAGCACGTCAAGCGCGCCCTCGAGGTCGCCGCGGCGGGCTCGCACAATTTACTGATGGTCGGTCCACCCGGCAGCGGCAAGACCATGCTTGCCCGGCGCATCGCCACCATCCTGCCGGCGCAGAGCTTCGCCGAGGCCCTGGAGACCACCAAGATCCACTCCATCACCGGCCTGCTCCCCCAGCAGGACGCGGTGGTCGCGGTGCGCCCTTTTCGCAGCCCCCACCACACCATCTCCGATGCCGGGCTGATCGGCGGCGGCCCCCACCCCAAGCCGGGCGAGGTCAGCCTGGCCCACAACGGGGTGCTGTTTCTCGACGAGCTGCCCGAGTTCAAGAAGAACGTGCTGGAGATGCTGCGCCAGCCCCTCGAGGACGGCCAGGTCACCATCAGCCGCGCCGCGCAGACCCTCACCTACCCGGCCAGCTTCATGCTGGTCGCCGCCATGAACCCCTGCCCCTGCGGCTACCAGGGCGACCCCCAGCACGACTGCACCTGCACCCCGCTGATGGTGCAGCGCTACCGCACCCGCATCTCGGGCCCGCTGCTCGACCGCATCGACCTGCACGTCGAGGTGCCGCGGGTCCCGCACAAGGATCTCGCCGACCCCGTCGACGCCGAGCCGAGCGAACAGGTCCGTGGGCGGGTCGACGCGGCCCGCGAGGTGCAGCTCGGGCGCCTGAAGCAGTACGGCCTGCACGCCAACGCCCAGATGCAGGCCCGGCACATCCGCAAGTTCTGCGCGGTGGACCAGGCCGGCCAGCAGCTGCTGGAGATGGTCACCGACCGGCTGGGCCTCTCGGCGCGCACCTACACCCGCGTCCTCAAGGTCGCGCGCACCATCGCCGATCTGGCCGGCAGCGAACAGATCCAGCAGCCCCATCTGGCCGAGGCGATCCAGTACCGCTCGCTGGATCGGCGGACCAACTAG
- a CDS encoding HPP family protein, which produces MRRNLPVRRRLRRLPKRCKAPLLGSRPPMSVRYACWSFLSGTLGLLAIHWITSLVGHPLLIGSFGASAVLLFGATDSPLAQPRNLVAGHLVSALVAVLVVALFGSNQLSITVGVGLAIFAMNLTHTTHPPGGATALIGVQGAAGPEYILVPVLGGALILLATALFTNNVVYHRRYPTHWLELDDNTSTREGKV; this is translated from the coding sequence ATGCGACGAAATCTTCCGGTCCGGCGGCGCTTGCGGCGCCTTCCAAAGCGCTGCAAGGCCCCGCTCCTGGGCTCTCGTCCGCCGATGTCGGTGCGGTACGCTTGCTGGAGTTTTCTCAGCGGAACTCTCGGGCTCCTGGCCATTCACTGGATAACCAGCCTCGTCGGACATCCCCTGCTGATCGGCTCTTTTGGGGCCTCGGCCGTCCTGCTTTTCGGCGCCACCGACTCCCCCCTGGCCCAACCCCGCAATCTGGTCGCCGGTCATCTCGTCTCCGCCCTGGTTGCGGTGCTCGTGGTCGCCCTGTTCGGCTCCAATCAACTGAGCATAACCGTCGGGGTGGGGCTGGCCATTTTCGCGATGAACCTGACCCACACCACCCATCCTCCAGGCGGAGCCACTGCCCTGATCGGCGTGCAGGGGGCCGCCGGCCCGGAATACATCCTCGTCCCGGTGCTTGGCGGGGCCTTGATCCTGCTGGCGACAGCACTTTTTACCAACAATGTGGTTTATCATCGCAGATACCCCACCCACTGGCTTGAGCTTGATGACAATACGTCGACCAGGGAAGGAAAAGTATGA
- a CDS encoding sigma-54 interaction domain-containing protein: MDHTVFRTILASMGEGIVFADHKDRIRFVNAAAEAIRNIRACNYVGRHLLKTHSPRAANRIEKLLEGLKSREIPFATRTIQVKGKSFENSYYPIRTGHGHYVGTLMVSRDITEKNRLREENLRLREQVQAGQEFAGMVGKSAAMQPVFQTIMAAAGLDSTVLITGENGTGKELVARALHRQSGRKKAPLVNINCAALPENLLEAELFGHEKGAFTGASQARPGKFEQASGGTLFLDEIGEMSLPAQTKLLRVLQEKKVERIGGAREIPVDVRIVAATNRDLRREMEAGRFRQDLFYRLNVIPVHLPPLRERREDILALAELFLAQFSAAMNKPLKRMTKEATQTLLRYPYPGNVRELKNALERSVALGQGDELTTADLPEEMTGSALSSQAAWPPLSQNAEGLAERMQAVEKQLVAEALSLSGGKKAEAAKILGISRKTLWEKLRKWEMP, encoded by the coding sequence ATGGATCACACCGTTTTTCGAACCATCCTCGCCAGCATGGGCGAAGGGATCGTCTTTGCCGATCACAAGGACCGGATCAGGTTCGTCAACGCCGCCGCCGAGGCGATCCGCAACATCCGCGCCTGCAACTATGTGGGACGACACCTGTTGAAGACCCACTCCCCGCGGGCGGCAAATCGGATAGAAAAGCTTCTCGAGGGGCTCAAAAGCCGCGAGATCCCCTTTGCGACCCGCACCATACAGGTCAAGGGCAAGTCTTTTGAGAACAGCTACTACCCGATCCGCACCGGCCATGGCCATTACGTCGGTACCCTGATGGTCAGCCGCGACATAACCGAGAAGAACCGGCTCAGGGAAGAAAACCTGCGGCTGCGCGAACAGGTGCAGGCCGGGCAGGAGTTCGCCGGCATGGTCGGCAAAAGTGCGGCCATGCAGCCGGTTTTCCAGACCATCATGGCCGCCGCCGGGCTCGATTCAACGGTACTGATCACCGGCGAGAACGGCACCGGCAAGGAACTGGTGGCGCGTGCTCTGCATCGGCAAAGCGGGCGCAAGAAAGCCCCCCTGGTAAACATCAACTGCGCGGCCCTGCCGGAAAATCTGCTCGAAGCCGAACTCTTCGGCCACGAAAAGGGGGCCTTCACCGGAGCCTCCCAGGCGCGCCCGGGCAAGTTCGAGCAGGCCAGCGGCGGCACGCTCTTTCTCGATGAAATCGGCGAGATGTCCCTGCCGGCCCAGACCAAGCTGCTGCGGGTGCTGCAGGAAAAGAAGGTCGAGCGCATCGGCGGGGCCCGGGAAATCCCGGTCGATGTCAGGATCGTGGCCGCTACCAACAGGGATCTGCGCCGGGAAATGGAGGCGGGGCGGTTTCGCCAGGACCTCTTCTACCGGCTGAACGTCATCCCCGTTCACCTGCCCCCCTTGCGGGAAAGGCGCGAGGATATCCTGGCGCTCGCCGAACTGTTTCTCGCCCAATTTTCGGCGGCGATGAACAAGCCGCTCAAGCGGATGACCAAGGAGGCGACCCAGACCCTGTTGCGCTACCCCTATCCCGGCAATGTCAGGGAGTTAAAGAACGCCCTGGAGCGCTCCGTCGCCCTGGGGCAAGGGGATGAACTCACCACGGCAGACCTGCCGGAAGAGATGACCGGCTCCGCCCTGAGCTCTCAGGCGGCTTGGCCCCCTCTGTCGCAAAACGCCGAAGGGCTGGCCGAGCGGATGCAAGCGGTGGAAAAACAGCTGGTTGCTGAGGCGCTGAGCCTTAGCGGCGGCAAAAAGGCCGAGGCCGCCAAAATTCTTGGGATTTCCAGAAAAACCCTGTGGGAAAAACTGAGAAAGTGGGAGATGCCGTAA